In a genomic window of Corvus hawaiiensis isolate bCorHaw1 chromosome Z, bCorHaw1.pri.cur, whole genome shotgun sequence:
- the LOC125319373 gene encoding uncharacterized protein LOC125319373 — MDLEFAAAQKLLLSILAKQGEEVKEKDLNKLVLWTWEHGQLRVPPFLFNAAEWREVGDHLWDCTIRGKGKEMTNLGPTWRTVINTLKNMQAESKVAAAAVEAIATPAGVVAPAQTTQRGGLSGLFKSPSVIKRQKAEKHFETVSELLREQEKELLQSEPKEEVTATMPQSKLKANTEVTVDQSMSGATGGPSCQPRLYPACPPPPLPTEIHPEPQTVPLPDDDIPMTEATNEVPAHPPGSCVNPQALERWAHQVEEAMHQMKPHFDCALSSMEEKLNWKHEPQQGATESRKGVAQTALQLQEWAQVEPSAPPPIVTHNSHIKLQATPGVQICYKDPRMGQWGGAAPLLFNGRGYSCVSTDTGPIWVPSRWTKPAPSPAVDKSDSSECMTN, encoded by the coding sequence ATGGATTTAGAGTTTGCGGCAGCACAGAAATTACTCCTCAGTATCCTCGCTAAGCAAGGGGAGGAAGTCAAGGAAAAGGATCTAAATAAGCTAGTTTTATGGACGTGGGAGCATGGACAATTGCGGGTACCCCCTTTCCTCTTCAATGCAGCCGAGTGGAGGGAAGTAGGGGATCACCTGTGGGACTGTACTATccggggaaaagggaaagaaatgacaAACTTAGGGCCCACCTGGAGAACTGTTATAAATACCTTGAAAAATATGCAAGCTGAATCGAAAGTAGCTGCGGCTGCGGTAGAGGCGATTGCAACACCGGCTGGGGTTGTCGCTCCTGCCCAAACTACACAGCGCGGGGGGCTGAGTGGACTGTTTAAAAGCCCGAGCGtgataaaaaggcagaaagcagagaagcacTTTGAGACTGTCAGTGAGCTCCTGCgggagcaggagaaagagctCTTGCAATCAGAGCCAAAAGAGGAAGTTACTGCCACCATGCCTCAGAGCAAACTGAAGGCAAACACGGAAGTTACAGTCGACCAGTCAATGAGCGGAGCAACGGGCGGTCCTTCTTGTCAACCGCGCCTCTACCCTGCTTGCCCGCCACCTCCACTGCCAACAGAGATTCATCCCGAGCCACAGACTGTTCCTCTGCCAGATGATGACATACCAATGACAGAAGCGACAAATGAGGTACCTGCTCATCCCCCAGGATCTTGCGTGAACCCACAAGCATTGGAAAGATGGGCTCATCAAGTAGAAGAGGCAATGCATCAAATGAAACCACACTTTGATTGTGCTCTGTCTTCTATGGAAGAAAAGCTCAATTGGAAGCACGAGCCACAACAGGGTGCCACTGAGTCCCGAAAGGGTGTGGCCCAGACGGCCCTGCAACTACAGGAATGGGCTCAAGTTGAGCCCtccgctccaccccccatagtCACACATAACAGCCATATTAAGTTACAAGCCACCCCAGGGGTACAAATTTGTTATAAAGACCCACGGATGGGACAATGGGGGGGGGCAGCTCCATTGTTATTTAACGGTCGAGGTTATAGCTGTGTTTCTACAGATACCGGACCAATATGGGTTCCTAGCAGATGGACCAAGCCCGCTCCCAGTCCTGCTGTCGACAAAAGTGACTCCAGCGAGTGCATGACCAACTGA